From one Coffea eugenioides isolate CCC68of chromosome 11, Ceug_1.0, whole genome shotgun sequence genomic stretch:
- the LOC113753878 gene encoding very-long-chain 3-oxoacyl-CoA reductase 1-like, whose translation MILCFLDALKNQPFWAVGLFLLGFLSFFKTCIALLRWVYVSFLRPRKNLKKYGAWALVTGPTDGIGKAFAFELAREGLNLVLVGRNVDKLDDISREIRLKNAKIETKTVVVDFSGDLSEGVKKIGEAIEALDVGILINNVGVSYPYARYFHEVDDELLKNLIKVNVEGTTKVTQVVLPGMIGRKRGAIINIGSGAATVIPSDPLYAVYAASKAYIDQFSKCLHSEYRSKGIDVQCQVPLYVATKMASIKRSSFFVPSSNGYARAALRCIGYEPRCTPYWPHSLIWNLIYLLPEFAVDAYRFKFCLGVRKRGQLKDSRKNQ comes from the exons ATGATCCTCTGTTTCTTGGACGCTCTCAAGAACCAGCCGTTTTGGGCTGTTGGGCTCTTTCTTTTGGGATTTCTATCCTTCTTTAAGACCTGCATCGCTCTTCTCAGATGGGTTTACGTTAGTTTCCTCAGACCCCGCAAGAATCTCAAGAAATATGGAGCTTGGGCGCTGGTGACTGGACCAACTGACGGCATAGGTAAGGCCTTTGCCTTCGAATTGGCTCGAGAAGGCCTAAATTTAGTACTAGTCGGTCGAAACGTGGACAAGTTAGATGACATTTCCAGAGAGATACGATTAAAAAATGCTAAAATCGAGACCAAGACTGTGGTTGTTGATTTTAGCGGTGATCTGAGTGAGGGTGTCAAGAAGATTGGAGAGGCAATTGAAGCATTGGATGTTGGAATCCTGATAAATAACGTGGGAGTTTCATATCCTTATGCAAGATATTTCCATGAGGTGGACGATGAATTGCTGAAGAATTTGATTAAGGTCAATGTGGAAGGCACTACAAAAGTCACTCAAGTTGTTTTACCTGGGATGATCGGGAGAAAAAGAGGTGCAATTATCAACATTGGCTCTGGTGCTGCAACCGTTATTCCATCAGATCCTCTCTATGCCGTTTATGCTGCTTCTAAAGC ATACATTGACCAATTTTCCAAGTGTCTTCACTCGGAATACAGGAGTAAAGGAATTGACGTCCAATGCCAG GTTCCACTGTATGTTGCAACGAAGATGGCATCAATTAAAAGATCTTCCTTCTTTGTTCCGTCCTCAAATGGTTATGCACGAGCAGCTCTGCGCTGCATCGGCTATGAACCCCGCTGTACACCTTACTGGCCACATTCGCTAATCTGGAATCTCATATACTTGTTGCCAGAATTTGCTGTAGATGCATATCGTTTCAAGTTTTGCCTTGGTGTTAGAAAGAGGGGACAACTTAAAGATTCTAGGAAGAATCAATAG
- the LOC113752732 gene encoding uncharacterized protein LOC113752732, with protein MLVFSAYEGSKRHKNIFVDASSPKEHDREQISSEPDNIKHIQLENSDELSPESGLAAKKRKTEHNENEVSDSRCLKTSNLGHQIETAVVDAGKSIPIMMEIRDKDVDGGLCKTSDLYRSDIVAALKTSQSEPAVEKSLNLGMEENVRDRSHSSKRKKVTKLASCTTDKQENISVTNAASEQLKDDQPVTSLCSKKRKKRRERTSLVPSDEAAIPESTPIQDIEKQKIFKGNLETGCKNVDKLCDLMIVPGEGVQPETFHRPSILSQKGSSSDIIDKVLEVSKSACSLEGNVDGKISNVDQTAELGADSKTSSMQLQAAVMEDSASPAIIGLNDMNKVSSQVHDENIHLGSWDSVAPLTDGQGQEDIKLNQDREVMPSESCKALDEGDADRTNEASTLMPKLTATSEPVGTVTSDGTKRNKKKRAKKKAAAMQTDSVAEQTNMAGANPSDGPNLDVADHIIDKTDKDECTLRTAESDQTNRVEEERGLSGNVDTLEKTSECLKPRDCAEAEVPTETAVLSSNILRFNEAMDVGNSTGKKKKRKTEKSAAKVQGISEVEYDLNNVSGISLSVQDVNFSDQMTDCDNKSESQMPGMGSDQNTAILGDKQMSMEQENMMSLPSGSEPQHMGETDININQSTTASILSKAQDVKSGNRRKKKRTVKSATINPDDSGKELVDTLNGRSAFSDSPANNVADETKNSLSILSQNVWKDASKDESMDTCVLGAHSEGDKVIHYEARTEVDLSHDDRGDNGKNGRQVHSNSINSVDNGINDLPVENQTNEVQRLQQNQSGKPKENDCNLDGKTKKKKKKNQFSASENLSTSEIKEQSNVAEELAVSGNKTKVKDIPSSAAKTNRLAKKRTVIQSTPPVLELEKNLGTESSPNHECAPEDANPSQVPSKGRPESEVDNIKTAKCKDEGINFRHYFVTGQHQDKVSSSAKVKQKLTKPTSKQEKHNVVAENKLESSENHGLQYKSDGRNIDDNRVEESASSGENNKALFCGNKNTLKAPEHGIKAPSSHEAKEDKTLKKALKPVVVDGAGTSTKTSKRNQQSGFSPNSIPKRNSSSKNAGHVLNSSGQKKSSLFTPRLVFRLNSSESSSNENQIVNSDASTRAPSDSSSSSGYSVGESELRPDSKRNGSVNATGQGGAVGNILDTKFSGPQQMSMDMVLRSSSRFKKAKIAASQSQAGDTGSQPVDFVPDSQAKQ; from the exons ATGCTAGTATTTAGTGCATATGAAGGGTCTAAGCGccataaaaatatttttgttgaTGCATCTAGTCCAAAGGAGCATGACAGAGAACAAATATCCAGTGAGCCTGACAATATTAAACATATTCAGTTAGAAAATTCAGATGAGTTGTCTCCAGAATCTGGGCTTGCTGCTAAAAAGCGAAAAACTGAACACAATGAAAATGAAGTAAGTGACTCTAGATGTTTGAAGACAAGTAACCTCGGTCATCAGATAGAAACTGCTGTAGTTGATGCTGGCAAAAGCATTCCAATTATGATGGAGATAAGAGACAAAGATGTTGATGGGGGACTTTGTAAGACTTCAGATTTGTACAGGAGTGACATAGTGGCAGCTCTTAAAACATCACAATCTGAGCCTGCTGTAGAGAAAAGCCTCAACTTAGGAATGGAAGAAAATGTCAGAGATCGTTCACATTCTAGTAAAAGGAAAAAGGTTACCAAGCTGGCATCCTGTACGACAGACAAACAGGAAAACATATCCGTCACAAATGCTGCATCTGAACAACTCAAGGATGACCAACCGGTCACCAGTCTGTGTAGTAAGAAACGGAAGAAAAGGCGAGAAAGGACTTCATTAGTACCTTCTGATGAAGCTGCTATTCCTGAGTCTACTCCCATACAGGACATTGAGAAACAGAAAATTTTCAAGGGAAATTTGGAAACTGGCTGCAAGAATGTGGATAAGTTATGTGATTTGATGATAGTTCCCGGAGAGGGAGTTCAGCCTGAGACCTTTCACAGACCTTCTATTCTCTCTCAGAAAGGAAGCAGTTCTGATATTATAGATAAAGTGCTGGAAGTAAGCAAGAGCGCCTGTTCACTTGAAG GCAATGTGGATGGTAAAATCAGTAATGTTGATCAAACTGCTGAACTTGGAGCAGATAGTAAAACATCTTCAATGCAGCTTCAGGCTGCTGTTATGGAAGACTCTGCTTCACCTGCAATTATAGGGCTCAATGACATGAACAAGGTCAGCTCTCAGGTGCATGATGAAAACATTCATCTTGGTAGTTGGGATTCTGTCGCTCCTCTGACAGATGGACAAGGACAAGAGGATATTAAACTGAACCAGGATCGTGAAGTTATGCCATCTGAAAGTTGCAAGGCTTTGGATGAGGGTGATGCTGACAGAACAAATGAAGCATCGACTCTTATGCCTAAACTGACTGCAACTAGTGAGCCAGTGGGAACAGTAACCTCTGATGGCACTAAGAGAAATAAGAAGAAGAGGGCCAAAAAGAAAGCTGCAGCTATGCAGACTGATTCTGTTGCGGAGCAAACTAACATGGCAGGTGCCAATCCGTCAGATGGGCCAAATTTAGATGTTGCGGATCATATTATTGACAAGACTGATAAGGATGAGTGCACGCTTCGAACAGCAGAAAGTGATCAAACTAATAGAGTTGAAGAGGAAAGAGGCTTGTCAGGTAATGTGGATACTCTGGAGAAGACATCTGAATGCCTTAAACCTAGAGATTGTGCTGAAGCGGAAGTGCCTACTGAAACAGCTGTTCTTTCATCTAATATATTGAGATTCAATGAGGCAATGGATGTTGGTAATTCTACTGGCAAAAAGAAGAAACGGAAGACGGAAAAATCTGCTGCAAAAGTTCAGGGTATATCAGAGGTGGAGTATGATCTCAATAATGTTAGTGGTATTTCTCTCTCTGTACAAGACGTGAATTTTAGTGATCAGATGACTGATTGTGATAACAAGAGTGAAAGTCAAATGCCAGGCATGGGATCTGATCAGAACACTGCAATTTTGGGAGACAAACAGATGTCTATGGAACAGGAAAACATGATGTCATTGCCTTCAGGATCAGAACCTCAACATATGGGTGAGACAGACATTAACATCAACCAATCTACGACTGCATCCATCTTGTCAAAGGCACAAGATGTGAAATCTGGTAAccgaaggaagaaaaaaaggacGGTAAAGTCTGCCACAATTAATCCAGATGATTCAGGAAAGGAGCTTGTTGACACATTAAATGGCCGTTCAGCTTTCTCTGATTCACCTGCTAATAATGTTGCTGATGAAACTAAGAACTCTCTTAGTATTCTGTCTCAAAATGTGTGGAAAGATGCATCAAAAGATGAATCAATGGATACCTGTGTCTTAGGTGCTCATAGCGAAGGTGATAAAGTTATTCATTACGAAGCACGCACTGAAGTTGATTTATCTCATGATGACAGAGGGGACAATGGTAAAAATGGGAGGCAAGTTCACAGCAATAGTATAAATTCAGTTGATAATGGCATCAATGATCTGCCTGTGGAAAATCAAACTAATGAGGTTCAACGTTTGCAACAGAATCAATCAGGCAAACCTAAAGAGAATGACTGCAATTTGGACgggaaaacaaagaagaaaaagaaaaagaatcagTTCTCTGCATCAGAGAATCTCTCTACTTCAGAAATCAAAGAGCAATCTAATGTTGCTGAAGAATTAGCAGTTTCTGGTAATAAAACGAAAGTGAAGGACATTCCATCTAGTGCAGCAAAGACAAATCGATTGGCTAAAAAAAGAACTGTAATTCAATCAACTCCTCCTGTTTTGGAACTGGAGAAGAATCTTGGTACTGAGTCTTCTCCAAATCATGAATGTGCTCCAGAAGATGCAAATCCCTCTCAAGTGCCGTCCAAGGGGAGACCTGAAAGTGAGGTTGATAACATTAAAACTGCCAAGTGCAAAGATGAAGGGATCAACTTCAGGCATTACTTTGTGACTGGACAGCACCAGGATAAAGTTTCTTCATCTGCCAAGGTGAAACAAAAATTGACGAAGCCAACGAGTAAACAAGAGAAGCATAATGTTGTTGCTGAAAACAAACTGGAGTCATCTGAAAATCATGGACTTCAATATAAATCTGATGGCAGAAATATTGATGACAATCGAGTTGAAGAATCTGCTTCAAGTGGTGAGAATAACAAAGCTTTGTTTTGTGGCAACAAAAATACTTTAAAAGCTCCTGAACATGGAATAAAAGCTCCAAGTTCTCATGAAGCTAAGGAAGATAAAACCCTCAAAAAGGCCTTAAAACCAGTTGTGGTGGATGGTGCTGGGACCAGTACAAAAACAAGCAAAAGGAATCAACAATCAGGGTTTAGTCCCAACAGCATACCTAAGAGAAACAGTTCTAGTAAAAATGCTGGGCATGTTCTAAACAGTTCTGGACAAAAGAAGAGTTCATTGTTTACACCACGGCTAGTTTTTAGGCTAAACAGCAGTGAGAGTTCAAGTAATGAAAATCAGATTGTAAATTCAGATGCGAGTACCCGTGCCCCATCTGATAGTTCATCTTCGTCAGGTTACTCAGTTGGGGAAAGTGAGCTACGCCCTGACTCAAAGAGAAATG GATCTGTTAATGCAACAGGACAAGGTGGTGCTGTTGGAAACATCTTAGACACAAA GTTTTCTGGCCCTCAACAAATGAGCATGGACATGGTTCTTAGAAGTTCTAGCCGCTTCAAGAAAGCTAAGATTGCAGCTTCGCAGTCTCAAGCTGGAGATACTGGAAGTCAGCCGGTTGATTTTGTCCCAGACAGTCAAGCAAAGCAGTAA
- the LOC113753527 gene encoding uncharacterized protein LOC113753527, translated as MKETSIIAFVPRYFFLTLLLSIPFLLFLSYRSSTTTKHSERFSSETSSGLKIRPGYKTYESYIQRQLNKTLNPKLREIWSTRDWDRKIQVFTRFFGELKQRKLLSNDSKALSIGARMGQEVEALRRVGVSDSLGMDLVPAPPLVVEGDFHNQPFEDGTFDFEFSNVFDHALYPEKFVGEIERTLKPGGVCVLHVSVNKRADKYSANDLYSVEPLKKLFKRSDLVHVRTVDGFGLDTEVAFRKKKAI; from the coding sequence ATGAAAGAAACCTCAATCATAGCATTTGTCCCCAGATACTTCTTTCTCACTCTCCTCCTTTCCATACCgttccttctttttctctcttatcGTTCTTCCACCACCACCAAACACTCAGAACGATTCTCCTCAGAAACGAGCTCGGGCCTAAAAATCCGACCCGGATACAAGACGTACGAGTCCTACATCCAGCGCCAGCTCAACAAGACCCTCAATCCGAAGCTTCGAGAAATATGGAGTACCCGGGACTGGGACAGGAAAATCCAAGTCTTTACCCGTTTCTTCGGCGAGCTGAAGCAGAGGAAGTTGCTTTCTAATGATTCCAAAGCGCTGAGCATCGGGGCCCGGATGGGTCAAGAAGTGGAGGCGTTGAGACGGGTAGGAGTATCCGACTCGCTAGGGATGGACCTGGTCCCAGCTCCACCGCTAGTTGTGGAGGGTGACTTTCATAACCAGCCGTTTGAGGATGGGACTTTTGACTTTGAGTTCTCCAACGTGTTTGATCACGCGCTTTATCCGGAGAAGTTCGTGGGGGAGATCGAACGGACGCTGAAGCCCGGCGGAGTTTGTGTTTTACACGTGTCGGTAAATAAAAGGGCTGATAAGTACTCGGCTAATGATTTGTACAGCGTGGAGCCGTTGAAGAAACTGTTCAAACGCTCCGATTTGGTTCACGTTCGGACTGTTGACGGATTCGGATTGGACACAGAGGTGGCCTTCAGGAAAAAGAAGGCCATCTAA
- the LOC113753308 gene encoding regulator of G-protein signaling 1 yields the protein MTSCALEGGCPSDYVAVSISILSIFLLVVKWTLPYIIHKVPRPNGSSFWLVAIQVMASFNLLLSIVMSFNFVKFKRHWWRSCYIWAVWIEGPLGFGLLLSCRIVQAFQLYYIFVKRRMPPIRSHIFLPLILLPWTIGSGVIHMKKPLNYHCHMGSQWIIPVICLHASYVVALVGFTRALHHIEFRFSEVKDLWRGILVATSCIGIWVVSYVLNEIHEDIAWLQVVSRFMLLFATSILVLAFFSLSISQPLVSLISLRKKDPQKCDTMSSALGVLDSGLLLQGEQTQPISPNEPLDKLLLNRRFRQSFMEFADSCLAGESVHFYDDVQQLDKIPLNDPTRRIYMARHIIETYIVSGATMEVNISHRSRQEILATLDLAQPTLFQNAVNELMLLMKMNLAKDYWSSTSFLKLREQVAMRTVSRESEQVNGWNFSPRLSSVHCADDPFHEEHSPSSSECRNHDLDMK from the exons GCTTGTTGTAAAGTGGACGTTGCCCTATATAATTCACAAAGTTCCAAGACCCAACGGCAGCAGCTTTTGGCTTGTAGCAATTCAAGTTATGGCCAGCTTCAACCTTCTGTTGTCAATTGTG ATGTCCTTTAATTTTGTAAAGTTTAAAAGACATTGGTGGAGATCTTGCTACATTTGGGCAG TGTGGATTGAAGGGCCTCTGGGATTTGGTCTACTGTTGAGCTGTCGCATTGTACAGGCATTTCAGTTATACTACATATTTGTAAA GAGACGAATGCCACCAATTAGGTCACATATTTTTCTTCCGTTAATTCTGTTGCCATGGACTATTGGTTCTGGAG TTATTCACATGAAAAAGCCTCTGAATTACCATTGCCACATGGGAAGCCAGTGGATCATCCCAGTTATTTGCCTTCATGCATCATATGTTGTTGCTTTGGTGGGTTTTACAAGAGCTCTTCATCATATAGAGTTTAGATTCAGTGAAGTCAAAGACCTCTGGCGGGGAATACTTGTAGCCACTTCTTGCATCG GAATATGGGTGGTGTCTTATGTTTTGAATGAGATCCATGAAGATATTGCATGGCTTCAAGTTGTCTCAAGATTTATGTTATTATTTGCG ACAAGCATCCTTGTTCTGgcattcttttctctttcaatCTCTCAACCACTAGTCTCACTCATAAGCTTGAGGAAAAAAGACCCCCAAAAATGTGATACAATGAGTAGCGCATTGGGCGTACTAGATAGTGGGCTTCTATTACAAGGAGAGCAAACACAGCCGATATCTCCTAATGAGCCTCTGGATAAGCTTCTTCTTAACAGAAGATTCCGCCAATCATTCATGGAATTTGCAGACAG TTGCTTAGCTGGGGAGAGCGTCCATTTTTATGATGACGTGCAACAGCTTGACAAAATTCCTTTGAATGATCCCACAAGAAGAATTTACATGGCTCGACACATTATTGAGACGTACATAGTTTCAG GTGCAACAATGGAGGTGAATATATCTCACAGAAGCAGACAAGAAATTTTGGCTACGCTTGATTTAGCACAACCAACTCTTTTTCAAAATGCAGTAAATGAGCTGATGCTTTTAATGAAAATG AACTTGGCAAAGGATTACTGGTCATCTACATCCTTCTTAAAGCTGAGAGAACAGGTGGCTATGAGGACAGTCAGTCGTGAATCAGAACAAGTCAATGGTTGGAATTTCTCTCCCAGGTTAAGCTCTGTCCATTGTGCTGATGACCCGTTTCATGAGGAACATAGTCCGAGTAGCTCTGAGTGTCGAAATCACGACCTCGACATGAAATGA
- the LOC113753201 gene encoding ALBINO3-like protein 1, chloroplastic, which produces MSTSSVPVGIGPNSILSPFADRSKTLNPSFRRNQLGFSSNYGPFMRGTLGVTRYGLGQVPFPDPDSADGLIKDLFGRVEMFLYTVADAAVSGSPDPLTDATTTNQSDWLSGITNGMEAVLKVLKDGLSTLHVPYSYGFAIILLTILVKAATFPLTKKQVESAMAMRSLAPQIKAIQERYAGDQERIQLETARLYKLAGINPLAGCLPTLATIPIWIGLYRALSNVANEGLLTEGFFWIPSLAGPTTVAARQTGSGTSWLFPFIDGHPPLGWSDTFAYLVLPVLLITTQYVSVQIMQPSQSNDPNLKSSQAITKLLPLMIGYFALSVPSGLSLYWFTNNILSTAQQVWLQKLGGARNHLKQFNDDIVRKELSQMQKSVSEATSEKMTDKGEKLTSEGLRPGERFKQLKEQEARRRQQREGEKRKAEEAALQQENGELKNEVNLVEPGLEAENTVTDTCNTFNNEHRVVNGTTSPRAKDDTRTTDGSGSHEDETIGQEPYGTTEKEEVASSMIGGDNRCTGKDENENKSV; this is translated from the exons ATGTCAACTTCATCAGTCCCAGTTGGGATTGGACCCAATTCAATCCTATCCCCATTTGCAGACCGGAgtaaaaccctaaaccctagttttagGAGAAACCAATTGggattttcttcaaattatgGACCCTTTATGCGGGGTACGCTTGGGGTGACCCGGTATGGATTGGGTCAGGTTCCATTTCCTGACCCGGATAGTGCCGATGGATTGATTAAGGACCTGTTTGGCAGAGTTGAAATGTTCTTGTATACCGTTGCTGATGCTGCTGTTTCTGGCTCCCCGGACCCGCTTACTGATGCTACCACAACTAACCAGAGTGATTGGCTTTCTGGGATCACTAATGGGATGGAAGCTGTGTTGAAG GTTTTGAAGGACGGGCTCTCTACCTTACATGTTCCCTATTCTTACGGTTTTGCAATTATTCTCCTGACTATACTAGTAAAGGCTGCCACTTTTCCTCTAACAAAGAAGCAG GTGGAATCTGCGATGGCCATGCGCTCATTGGCACCTCAAATAAAGGCTATTCAGGAACGTTATGCTGGAGATCAG GAGAGAATTCAACTTGAAACTGCTCGCTTGTACAAACTAGCTGGCATAAATCCATTAGCAG GATGTCTGCCAACTCTAGCGACCATTCCCATATGGATTGGTCTTTATAGAGCACTTTCTAATGTGGCAAATGAG GGACTTCTGACAGAAGGATTCTTTTGGATACCCTCATTGGCTGGTCCCACAACAGTTGCTGCTCGACAAACTGGCAGTGGTACCTCTTGGCTGTTCCCTTTCATT GATGGCCATCCTCCTCTTGGATGGTCGGATACATTTGCGTATCTAGTCTTGCCAGTTCTGCTGATTACTACTCAGTACGTTTCTGTCCAAATTATGCAACCATCACAG AGCAATGACCCAAACTTAAAGAGTTCTCAAGCCATTACCAAATTGCTGCCCTTAATGATTGGTTATTTTGCTCTTTCCGTTCCTTCCGGTCTAAGCCTCTATTG GTTCACGAACAACATACTAAGCACAGCTCAACAAGTATGGCTTCAGAAATTAGGAGGCGCACGAAATCATTTGAAGCAGTTCAATGATGATATTGTTAGGAAAGAGCTATCCCAAATGCAGAAGTCTGTCTCTGAAGCAACTTCAGAAAAAATGACAGATAAAGGAGAAAAGCTGACTTCAGAAGGGCTCCGTCCTGGAGAAAG GTTTAAACAACTAAAGGAGCAAGAAGCAAGAAGGCGGCAGCAACGAGAGGGAGAGAAAAGGAAAGCTGAAGAGGCTGCACTTCAacaggaaaatggagagttaaAGAATGAAGTAAATCTGGTTGAACCTGGACTTGAAGCTGAGAACACTGTGACTGACACATGCAACACTTTTAACAATGAACATCGGGTTGTAAATGGCACTACTTCTCCAAGAGCCAAGGATGATACAAGGACTACAGATGGTTCTGGTAGTCATGAAGATGAAACAATTGGTCAGGAGCCTTATGGGACTACAGAAAAG GAAGAAGTTGCTTCTAGCATGATAGGTGGAGATAACAGATGTACCGGCAAAGATGAAAACGAGAACAAAAGTGTGTAA
- the LOC113753752 gene encoding very-long-chain 3-oxoacyl-CoA reductase-like protein At1g24470 has product MLSTCILIKMLSTCIDHLKAQPFWILCLFSVGFLSLSRNCMLVFKWSLITFFRPPKKLTFYGSWALITGSTDGIGKAFAFDLAKKGLNLVLVSRNMEKLKQVSTEIQAGFPTTRIRTIALDFSRDDASSSVLQEVEKAIEGLDIGVLINNVGVTYPGARFFHEVDEEVWMNVVRVNLKGTTLVTKAVLPGMLKKKRGAIVNIGSGAAIIVPSHPLYAIYAATKAYIDQFSRSLHVEYKGWGVDVQCQVPLYVSTKMASRVAEIEKSSFFVPTAEDYVSAAVGRIGYEARCTPWWTHSLQWSLASFLPEAVLDRWRLSIGTRRREINQDL; this is encoded by the exons ATGCTTTCAACTTGCATTCTAATCAAGATGCTTTCAACTTGCATTGATCACCTTAAAGCACAACCCTTCTGGATACTATGTCTCTTCTCTGTTGGTTTCCTCTCCCTCTCAAGGAACTGCATGCTTGTCTTCAAATGGAGTTTAATTACATTTTTCAGGCCTCCAAAGAAGCTGACTTTCTACGGTTCATGGGCGCTCATTACAGGATCAACAGATGGTATAGGCAAGGCCTTCGCTTTTGATCTGGCCAAGAAAGGTCTCAACTTGGTTCTTGTGAGCAGAAACATGGAAAAACTCAAACAAGTCTCGACAGAGATTCAAGCTGGATTTCCTACTACGAGAATAAGAACCATTGCCCTAGACTTCTCCCGTGATGATGCAAGTTCTTCGGTACTGCAAGAAGTAGAGAAGGCCATCGAGGGGTTAGATATTGGTGTGTTGATCAACAACGTTGGAGTCACGTATCCCGGAGCAAGATTCTTCCATGAGGTGGACGAGGAAGTGTGGATGAATGTTGTGAGGGTGAACTTAAAGGGTACCACTTTGGTCACGAAAGCAGTTCTGCCTGGAATGCTGAAAAAGAAGAGAGGTGCAATTGTGAATATAGGTTCTGGTGCTGCCATTATCGTACCTTCTCATCCGCTCTATGCCATCTATGCTGCTACAAAAGC GTATATTGATCAGTTTTCAAGAAGTTTACATGTCGAATACAAAGGCTGGGGCGTTGATGTGCAATGCCAG GTACCATTGTATGTTTCGACGAAAATGGCATCGAGAGTTGCAGAGATCGAGAAATCATCGTTTTTTGTACCCACAGCTGAGGATTACGTTTCAGCTGCAGTTGGTCGAATAGGGTACGAAGCTAGGTGCACACCTTGGTGGACACACTCCCTTCAATGGAGTCTTGCCTCCTTTTTGCCTGAAGCTGTTCTTGATCGATGGCGTTTATCCATTGGAACTCGTAGAAGGGAAATTAATCAGGATCTGTAG
- the LOC113751574 gene encoding photosystem II core complex proteins psbY, chloroplastic: MAATMATMATLNANCLSTNTHRVINTLKPKPVSLLSMQNLPKGLLTTSRKAQDSILSNPLTGTALAGAIFSTLSSCDAAFAAQQIAEIAEGDNRGLALLLPILPAIAWVLYNILQPALNQFNQMRSSKGVIIGLGLGGLAASGFIHTPQASAASEIAAIAEATGDNRGQLLLFVIAPAIIWVLYNILQPALNQIDRMRS; this comes from the coding sequence ATGGCAGCAACTATGGCAACAATGGCCACCCTTAATGCCAACTGCTTGAGCACCAACACCCACAGAGTTATCAACACTTTGAAACCAAAGCCGGTATCCCTTCTGTCCATGCAAAACCTCCCAAAAGGCCTCCTCACAACATCAAGAAAAGCACAAGACTCAATCTTGTCCAATCCGCTAACCGGAACAGCCCTTGCTGGCGCAATTTTCTCAACCTTGAGCTCATGTGATGCTGCCTTTGCAGCTCAACAAATCGCCGAAATTGCAGAAGGCGATAACCGTGGTCTAGCACTTCTCCTCCCAATCCTGCCAGCCATAGCTTGGGTGCTCTACAACATCCTCCAACCAGCACTCAATCAGTTCAACCAAATGAGGAGTTCAAAAGGGGTCATCATAGGCCTTGGCCTGGGAGGTTTGGCTGCATCAGGGTTCATCCACACACCTCAGGCATCAGCTGCTAGTGAGATTGCAGCCATAGCTGAAGCAACCGGTGACAACAGGGGTCAGCTTTTGCTGTTTGTTATTGCTCCTGCAATTATTTGGGTGCTCTACAACATCTTGCAGCCAGCTTTGAATCAGATCGACAGGATGAGATCTTAG